TAAATATGAAAAAGTGAGATTTTGCGTAGGAATCAATATATTTCTCTGTAAATATATATATATATATAGATCAGGCACTTAGCATTTTCCTTCCAGTGCGCGCTAATTTTGCGATGTGACGGTGTGAAAGTGTGACGCCAAGGCCAAGTCATTGGTTTCGAAGGGGAAACGTCAAAAATCCCGCCACACTCGGATGTGGCAGAACACATGAGGCGTGTGGCGGTCGCCGGGAGTGGGGGCGGCCTGAATGCAGCCCCTTGCGAGCTTCTCGGCCGCAATGCGACCTTGTGGGGAATATCCAGGTATGGATTGTTCCCTGGGGTGGATCACGCGAGATCTGTTGCCGGTTCGCCACGTTGAAGCGCAAGCTGAGTACAGCCGCAGCCAACTGAAAGACCTTGTTAAGGCGCGCTTCGGCAGCCTGGGATCTTCACCCGAACTCTCGCTGCGCCTCGTCGTAGTGCGTCCCTTCCACTGCCATCCGACGAGGTGACCGGCATGACCATCTCCCGCGAGGCGATCGACATCGAGGCGCTTCTCGTCCGTGCCTACCGCGAGCAGCGGGTCGACCAGTACGGCCGGGACGGCAAGGCCGCGGGCGCCGTGGCGCTTGGCCTCGGCTCCGGCCCCCGGGCGCCGGGATCGCAGCTCGGCGGCCCGGAGCGGGTCGACACGTCGAGCTATGCGGCCAACCAGGCAGCCCGGACCCGCCAGGCGTTCCAGCAACTCGCCGCCACGCCCGACGGGCTCTTGGCCCTGCACGATGCGGTCCTCGCCCTCCCCGACATGTTCATCGAATACGGGGCCGGCGCCGACTTCGTGGTCTGGGACGCGGAGACGGCGGAACGCCGGGGCGAGGTCATCACGCTCGCGGGCGGGCGTGCGACGATCCAGGCCACGCGCCGCCGCGGGGGGCGAGGCGAGGGCCGCAACGACCGTGTGCCGGTCGGCCTGCCCCGCCCCCTCACGATCCTGCCGATGACCGTCCTCGTCATCACCCACGGTCGCGGCGATAGCCGGCCGGACGTGACGGATGTGGCCTGGCGCCGCCGTCCGGTCTATCGCCATGGCACCCGGGACATCGCGAGCTACGAGTCCGTCCCGGACGCGCCCCTCGACATCGTCGCGTTCGAGCGCGCCCGCTACGTCGCTTGGCACGCAGTTCTCGGGATGCTGACGGCGGCGAGGGCCGAATGCTCCGAGTTCGCCGTCACGGGGCCGGCTGCGCCTCTGACGATTTGGGCCTCCGAGCCGGTCAAACAGGTGCCCGTGACCAGGCGCAAGGCACGGACACTAAAGGCAAATTTGGAGCGAGGGGCGGCCTAAGCTGAGCAGCTTGACGGCCAGGGAAAGCTAGACTAGGGTCAGAGCACCCTCAGAAGGTTTGAAAACGCCCGGCGCACTCCGCCGGGCGTTTTTCGTTGTGGGCGCTGCCCCGGCCCGCCCCAGCGGCGAGGCCCATCTCTCTGCGCGACAGCGATCCCGCCCCGGACGGTCGCGCCTCGCAGCGCTGCGTCCTCGCCTGTCCCCGCCTCGCACTCCTGTCCGACCCCTGCCCGCCCCACCCCCAATGGGTCCCTCTGAGGGGGGTGGACCCATGCGGGCGAAAAGCACCCGGGATTTCTCTAGTTGCTCTGTTCAAAAACCGATGCACAGGTGCACAAGTATGAGCACAGATTGCACAGATCTAGTCTCAATCAGTGAGCTTCACAGAAAGCTGACTGCGGATGGGGTCGCGATCAATAGATCTAGCCTGTCTCGCTACATCACGCGCTACGCCGAAGACCTGAACCCAGTCGTGCAGGGACGCGATACGCTGGTTTCCTACGCCGCGGTGGTCCGCCACCGGGCGGAGAACACGAACCTCGACAGCGCGCTACCGGCCCGACGCTCCTCCTACGAGGGGCCGCGCCGCACCGGGGCGGCCAAGGCGCGCCGGGAGGAGGCGGACGCGAGCCTGCGCGAGATCGCGCTCGCCAAGGCCCGCGGCGAACTCACCCCGACCGCGGAGGTGGTCGAGGCCGCCCGCGAGGCGGTGAGCGCCATGACGCAAGCCTTCGACCTCGCGCTCGCCGATACGGCCGAGCGCATATCCGCGGAGACCGGACGCGATGCCCGGGTGATCCGCCCCCATCTGCGCAAGCTCAAGGATGCGGGTCTCGCGGCCTTTCGGGCCACCCTGACCAAGGCGCTCGCCGCGGAGCAAGGCTCGACGGCCGCGCCCGGCGCGTGATCCCACGATGGCGCCCCCCAATCAGACGGGGGAGCCGTCGGTTTTCGGTTTGGCCGAGTCTCGGCCACCACCCCTTGGCGAGGGATCCTGACGGCGTCGCGGCCCGTCGAACAACGGCAAGTTGACCTCTTGCCTCGCCATGCAGACATCAAGTCAAGGTCAACGCGGCCGCACCTTTTACCATCGAAAGTCACGCAGCGCTCAAGGCGCGCGGGCAGTCGACACCCGAAAGACCACAGCATGACATTTGCCACCCAACCCACCAACCCGTGGGGCGTCAAGGTGCCGGCTGCGCGGCACGGCGCGCAGCAACTTCCCATTCCTGTGGCTGGCACCGCCGAGGAGGCCCGGAGCGTCGAGTTCCGCAACCGCCTCTTGGCTGCCTGTAGCGCGCAGCTTGCCGCCAACGGCGTCGCCTTCCGCGCGACCCACGGTGAGGCTGGCAAGACGCGCGAGGCGGCCCGCCGGGAGCAGCACGCCGCACTCGGCATCATCCCTCGGGCGCAGGAAGCGCAACCGGTCGAGCCGCACGCGGCCGGCCTGGGCGCTGGTGACGCGCCGATCGCGAAGATGCTGTCGGCGGCGGACGAAACGCGGCCCGGTCACGGCCTTCCCATGGAGAGCGCCGCTCCGGTGTCGGCCCCTGCCGCCGGTTCCACCGTGCTCGCCGATCGCATGCGGGCTCGCCACGGCCTTCCCGCCGCGAGCACTGGGCCGGTCCCGGCCCCGGCTGCCGTGACCGCGACGCTCGCCGATCGCATGCGGGCCCGCCACGGGCTCCCCGCCTGATCCCCGTCCCTCCAGATCCTGAGGATCCCGTGAAGCACGATCTCGCCAGTCTCGTCGCCCTCTCCGCCGATACCGCAGCCTCGTCCGACGCCGTCGCCGACGGCCTATCCGCTGCCCAACGCCTTGCGGAGGCGGCGGCGACCGCTCTCAGCCAGGCCGAGACGGCCTATCGCGACTCGCTGCTCACCGCCGACGACAAGGCGATGGGCCGCCTCGCCTCCGAACGCGGGACCGCCGAGATCCGGCGCGACCGTGTCGCACAGCTCGTCGTCGCGCTTGATGAGCGTCTGACTGCGGCCCGTGCTTCGGAAGATGCTGCTCGGAAGCGCGACGCCTACGCTGCCGCGCGCACCCTGCGGGACGCCGCAGTGGAGCGGGTGGAGCGGGAGTATCCCGCCCTGGCCCAGGAAGCGCTGGCGCTCCTGCGCGTCATCGCCGAGGCTGATCTCGCCGTCGCCCGGTCGAACGATGACCTGCCCGAGGGGGCCGAGCGCCTGTCCCGCGTCGAGATCATCGCCCGCGCCCACCCGGGCGCAGCGCGCGAGGTGCTCGACGAGCGCACGGTCGAGTTGTGGTGCCCCGAAGGTTCGGCCGAACCCATACCGGCGGAGCGGCAGGCCCGGGTGATCCGCCAGGACGACCGGCGGGGCTATTCGTCGACGCCCCACGGGCAAAGCTTTTTCGAGCGCCGCGCCTTCCACCAGACGACCGCCTTGCCGGCTGTCCGGGCGCAGTACTCCGACCCGCTGGCGAGCGCACTGGTGCTGCCGCCCTTGCGTCCGGGCGAGCCCTTGGCCTGGGCGCTCGACGATCACGACCCTCATCCCGACCAGATCCTGCGCCGCCTCGACGCCATCGCGGCGGCGAGCGCGGTCAGCCGTCCGGCGCCGAAGCGCGTCCCGGAGATCAAGCACGAGCCGGTGGCCGGCTGACGCCTCCGAACCTCGCCGCCCGGCCCGTCGCGATCCACGCGCGACGGGCGGCGAGAGCCACCGCCCACCGCTCACCGTCCAACGAGACACCGATGCTCAAGACCCTGAAATCACTGATCGGCGTGGTTCGTGCCCCCGACGCTCCGAGCTCTGAGCTGGAGTCCGCCCTTGCTTCCGCCGAGGCCCAAGTGACGGCGGCGGCCGGGGAGGTCTCCGAGGCGGAGGCCGCCTACCAGGCTGGTCTCCTGGACAGCGACGACGCCGGCTTGGCGCGGCTTCGATCGGCCCGCGAGGCGGCCAGCGTGAAGCAGGAGCGCGCCGCAGCGCTGGTGACCGCTCTGCGCCAGCGCATCGCCGCCGTGCAGGTCCAGGAGGACGAGGCCGGCCGCCGCGAGCGCTACGCCGCCGCGAAGCGCGCCTCCGCTGCCGCGGGGAAGGTTCTGGCGACCGAGTACCCACGCCTCGCCCGTGACCTAGTGGCCGTCCTCCGCCAGGTCGCCGAGGCCGATCTCCTGGTGATCGCTGCGAACGAGGCGCTGCCGGCCGGCGCGGAGCGGCTGTTCCCCACCGAGGCGCTGGTGCGGCGCGAGCCGGACACGCCGGAGCGGGTTCTCAAGGACGAGATTTTCACCGCCTGGTGCGGCCCCGCGGCCATCGGCTGGACCCCGAGGCTCAGGCTAAGGTCGAACCGAACCCGGACGGCGCCACCGGCATCTGGCGCGTCATCGGACAGCCGCCGGTGACGGTCACGCTGCGACGCTTCCGGCGGATCACCCGCGTGCGTGAGATCCCCGGCCGCTCGCTTCCCGCGCTCGCCGCTACCCTCAACCTGCCGCCCCTCGCCGTGGGCCACGTGCCCTACTGGCGGGAGGACGTGGTGCGGCATCCGGCTAGCATCCTTGAGCACCTCGACCGGACGACGCCGCTGTGGGGCAAGGCCCTCGGCCCGGAGCCCGTCGCCTCGGCGCCGGAGGTCGAGATCGTGCCCCTCGACGAGGATGTCACTGCGGCCTGAGCTGCGCACCAGTTTGGCCGGTATCCGGCCCACCTTATCTATTCTCAAGCAGAGAAAGTAATTATGCGATGTCATCTGATAAATTCGATGCGAGCGCGGCATTTCGGGTGGCCCGCCAGGGCGAGGACAATTCTCGCCCGTGGGCCCAAGCTTTCTTCGCGCAGACGGAGACGCTCGGCCTCTCGCTCGCGACGCTGAACCGGATCGTCGCCGAGTGCGACACGCACGCTGCCGCGATGGCGCAGGTCGAGCAGAAGCTCGCGGCCGGCGAGGGCTCCACGGCTGTCCGAGGTGTGGCCCGGGAGGATACCGCGCGCCGGATCGGCGCGGCGCACGCCAAGGCTCATCAACCGAAGAAGATCGGTGCATAGCGTAGGCTAATACCAACTCACATCTTGAAGAGGATCACCAGTGTCCATCGATTTCTCTAAATTCGAACCGGCTTCGAAGGCCGATGCTGCCGCGGCAGGGCTCCTCTCGTCGCCGGCCGGCATGTATCCCGCGGAGGCCGCCGCCTCGTCGCCTGGGGGCGTGCCGGCCGCGGTGGCCGCTGCGCCGCCGCCGGCCGCTTCGGCGCCCGGTTGCATCGTCGCCTTCGCCGAGGGTGGGCCGGCGCGCCACGTGCCCGTAACGCTGGGCTTCCCGATCGTCGTCGATGGCGTGCGGGTGGATACCGTCGTCGTGCGGCGCTTGCGGGTCGCCGAGGTCCGGGCCTACGTCGCTGCGGTCCAGGCCGGGCAGGAGGCGAGCCTGCCGATGTACGAGCGCCCCGACGGCGTGCCGCTGCCGCAAGCCGCCCTCGACGCGCTCGACTCGGACGACTTCGACAAGCTCGACGCGGCGGCCGTGGATTTTTTGCCCCTCGCCCTGCGGGGCGATCCGACCTCCGCCTGAGGCCCGAGGGCTGGCGGTCCGCCGTCGCGCTGGTGACGGCGGTGTTCGGCCCGCACCTCGATCGCTGGCTGTCCGAGGATTGGACCGAGCTGGCCGACTGGTGGGGCGAGGCGATGACCCTGCGGGGAGAGTAAGCCATGGGTACCGTTACGTCGTCCCTCGTCATCCGACTGCAAGATGACGTATCGGCCCGCGCCGCCAAGGCGGCCGGCGCCCTGAAGCAGCTCGGGGACTCGGGAAAGAACCTGAGCCGGCTCGGCGGGTCCACCGCCGGCCTCGACAAGGTCGCGCAGCGCCTCGACGCGCTGCGGGGCAAGCTCGAAGCCGTCTCGCGGTTCAAGGCGGCCGGGCGCGGGTTGATCGACCTCGGCGTCGACCTGCGCAAGGCGCGCGCCGACCTCGCCGAGGCCGACGCGCTGCTGAAGAAGCGCCAGGACACGCTGGACCACTTCGCCCGGGTGAAGAAAACCGACCCGCGCCGTTACGCGACCTGGAAGGCGGACGGGCTCGTCGACCAGGTCGCAGCAAATTTCACAGCCGCCAAGGCGGCGCAGGCGCAGGCCGCGCGCGCGGCGGCCAGGGCGCAGCGCGCCTATGACGGTCAGCGCGCGACCGTGCAGGAGATGCGCGCGAAGTTGCTGCCGAACGGCGGCCCGGCCGCACGCCTCACCGGGACGGAGGCGCGTCTGCGCGCCCTGATCGCGCAGACTGAGGGCGAGCAGCGGGCACAGGCTGCCGCGCAGGCCGCGGCCCGGGCGCGGACCGCACAATCCCTCATCGAGCCCGGTCGCCGCACGGCGGCCGAGATCGATGCGCTGATGCCGAGGCCCGGCGGTCAATCATCCACCGCGGCTCCCGTCAGCCTGGCGCCGGCGACGCCGGACGGGGTGGGCCGGGCCGCCGGCACTGCCGCTTCGGCGGCGGCCGGACTCGGCAAAGTCGAGACCAAGGCGAGGGGCGCCGATGCGGCCGTGCGCCATCTCGCAGCCGCACCCCCGCCCCTCGCCGGGTTCTCGGACGCCCTGACCCGCGACCTCGCCGCGCTCGATCTGACGAAGGCCGAGACGCGGGCGCTCGCCCGCGAGGTCACGCGGATGCGCGCCGACCAGGTCAAGGCGCTCGGGCCGATCAACCCGCGGTATCACGCGCAGATCCTCGACGCCGATCGGGGCCAGATCGAGGACCGGGTCCGAGCGCGGGCCCGCGAGATGGCCGAGGAGCGGCGTACGGCGACCCTGCTCCGCCCGGCCCCGAAGGCCGACGCCAAGCCCGCGGACGAGGTTACGTTCGATCCCGCGGCGGTGCGGGGCATGCGCGAGCGGATGGGGCTGGCCGCCCGGATGGAGCGCCAGCGGGCTTCCGAGACGGCCGCGGCGGCGGCGAGCGACGGGCAGGCCTTCCGCGAGCGGTTCACCTTCGCGAGCCGCATGGCGCGCCAGCGTGCGCAGGAGGAGCGGCGGGCGGGCTCCGAGGCGGCGCAGGCGGCCCGAGAAGCCGCTCGCGAGACGGCCCGCGTCGAGGCGCAGGCGGCCCGCGAGACGGCGCGGGTGGCCCGCGAGGCAGCCCGCGAGAAGATCCAGGCCGCCCGGGAAGCGGCGCGGGAGGCTCGGCGCCTCGAGCGCGACGGGAGCCGCGAGACCGCGCAGGCGGCGCGTGAGGCCGCCCGCGTTGCCCGTGAGGCGGCCCGCGAGCGCGTCGCAGCAGCCCGTGAGGCCGCCCGCG
Above is a window of Methylobacterium aquaticum DNA encoding:
- a CDS encoding phage tail assembly protein, whose translation is MSIDFSKFEPASKADAAAAGLLSSPAGMYPAEAAASSPGGVPAAVAAAPPPAASAPGCIVAFAEGGPARHVPVTLGFPIVVDGVRVDTVVVRRLRVAEVRAYVAAVQAGQEASLPMYERPDGVPLPQAALDALDSDDFDKLDAAAVDFLPLALRGDPTSA